TCGGATCCTAGCGAAGAAAGAATACGTCGAGTATGGCCGTACGCGAAACCCCGCCCGCTTTCTAGCCACACGTTTTGCGGCCAAGGAAGCGCTCGTCAAAGCATTCGGCACGGGGTTCCGCGGCGGTCTCTTTCTAAAACAGATCGCAGTCGTTCATGACGATCTCGGTCGCCCAAGTCTGCAATGCAGCGGCCGCGCCTTGGAGATGCTTACAGGGTCTGGCATTGCACAAACTCACCTTAGTCTGGCCCATGAGCTTGACCATGCCCTTGCCTTTGTTGCCTTGACCAAATCAGTGTAGGCGAGAGGGGGCGCGAACGACTCATTCGGAACCGACAGACCGTGGCAAGCTGGGCCTTTTTCCCTTTCATGGCACACGCTTTAACAATAAATTAGTTTATATAGTTGTTGTTAGTTCCTGTTTAATAAAATGTTTGCCTGAAAAGTGCCAAAGAAAGTCAGCGATTGAGGCGCGATCTGCGTCTTGTCGAGATGATGGGGGGTTCAACCCCCCGTCCTTGTTACTCTTTAGCTTCTTCTGGGGTCTGGGAGGGCGCCGATTTCGCG
This window of the Gammaproteobacteria bacterium genome carries:
- the acpS gene encoding holo-ACP synthase; this translates as MIFGIGVDIVHISRMQENLDRYGVRFARRILAKKEYVEYGRTRNPARFLATRFAAKEALVKAFGTGFRGGLFLKQIAVVHDDLGRPSLQCSGRALEMLTGSGIAQTHLSLAHELDHALAFVALTKSV